A region of Bdellovibrionota bacterium DNA encodes the following proteins:
- a CDS encoding ATP-binding protein: MTPRYRHFFNVLFLTVLTIGSWTRAMAQERAKPHMSGSWFVHKGVLPDDPGTRVGHFDAQPFESPGALSGYRGDLWFRMTVNGDGLPNGLDLAVDLGRIGDADRAYWNGRLIGATGMRGSGLFFLPHLHRVYLIGDDARAENMLVVHAVKTALDSLGIGLNPTVVRFDAASPLQLSARQDYALRTLLPLLLGVALLLFGAYHLFLYGFLRSFPDYRDFGACLICFGVFGVCVSFWPYELTMRPERVMYAHALGSIWALVFFGRYVLGQGRLGYRIFHRVHYALAASFSIAVLTATQLEAVMNRYLFWYALFIPGILGIFGVALFNRGNTRTRTVGLVVALALMIVALFHDVLVTLAVIGGDLWGIPVFLLILGVSILVIGRDFAHAYLAVEQTVTLRTQDLQRANEQLRGLEQMKSRFFANLSHDFKTPIALAFAHVGEVKRAAEASLQPALVAAEQALNRLHGMVLDLLDTMKAESGALRLTWETVSPCVIVRAWAAPYNILCQKKGLTLSFDFAVDEGMKIPIDVSKMERVFGNLMANALKFTDEGEITVGLRTDASQLYLSVCDTGPGIPAEEREKVFDRYFQGLSASLRYHGGSGIGLSFVKETIFAHNGRVWVEDVKPHGSSFVVALPLSQDVEITGEHRISELDIRVEAVKGSVEVPYPDSVPSEFRIDRPSVLVIEDNPEVAQVVVHTLEDLYNVYFAKDGLEGLEQLKARRIACIVSDLMMPRMDGRALLHEVKGNDRWKVIPFVCLTSMSDMEIMVECLKMGANNYVTKPFHREVLRSTVETLIQNTQYREQLVAKEKMASLGLLSAGLAHEMRNPIQAAQNLLEGLRRKFERWEKLNPSDSATLQQEMRGLMDGSGIIQESFRDVRNCVIRMNDMIDAIGNYSTGSGKIGGVDLVATVKHALRLLESKRNEKGVVIRLSGAQAVTVQAFSAIVQVITNVLDNAIDAVSEKAGRVEITVTETPDHAEIRVADNGSGIPLRDQSYIFEAFFTTKGPGAGTGLGLYVAKRIVDYHRGTIKLHSEPGHGATFTIQLKKIPDLESRERIDFKGFPVSF; this comes from the coding sequence CGAGCCTACTGGAACGGGCGTCTCATAGGGGCAACGGGGATGCGAGGGAGCGGCCTGTTTTTCCTCCCCCATCTACACCGCGTCTACCTGATCGGCGACGACGCGCGGGCGGAGAATATGCTTGTTGTTCACGCCGTTAAGACAGCTCTCGATAGTCTGGGCATAGGGTTGAATCCGACTGTCGTTCGCTTCGACGCGGCGTCGCCGCTTCAGTTGTCCGCGAGACAGGACTATGCGCTTCGGACACTTCTTCCCCTTTTGTTGGGAGTCGCACTTCTCCTGTTCGGCGCCTATCACCTGTTCCTTTACGGCTTCCTGCGATCTTTTCCCGACTACCGTGATTTCGGCGCCTGTCTGATCTGTTTCGGGGTCTTCGGTGTGTGCGTAAGTTTCTGGCCCTACGAACTGACGATGCGACCCGAGAGGGTTATGTATGCCCACGCATTAGGAAGCATCTGGGCGCTCGTGTTCTTCGGACGTTATGTCCTTGGCCAAGGGCGTTTGGGGTACCGGATATTCCACCGGGTCCATTATGCGCTGGCGGCAAGTTTTTCAATCGCGGTTCTCACAGCGACACAGCTGGAAGCGGTGATGAATCGCTACCTTTTCTGGTACGCACTGTTTATTCCGGGAATTCTCGGGATATTCGGAGTCGCCCTTTTCAATCGAGGGAACACGCGGACCCGAACAGTAGGTTTGGTTGTGGCGTTGGCCCTAATGATCGTCGCGCTGTTCCACGACGTACTCGTCACGTTGGCGGTCATCGGGGGCGATCTCTGGGGTATCCCTGTGTTTCTCCTCATTCTTGGCGTTTCGATTCTCGTGATCGGCCGCGACTTCGCTCACGCATACTTGGCCGTCGAACAAACGGTTACCCTACGGACTCAGGACCTGCAACGCGCCAACGAGCAACTCCGCGGGCTGGAGCAGATGAAGTCCCGTTTTTTCGCGAATCTTTCACACGACTTCAAGACGCCCATCGCGCTGGCTTTCGCACACGTAGGTGAGGTGAAGAGGGCGGCCGAAGCTTCACTGCAACCTGCTCTGGTGGCGGCGGAGCAAGCGTTGAATCGCCTCCATGGAATGGTGCTCGACTTGCTCGACACGATGAAGGCGGAGTCGGGTGCTCTCAGACTGACGTGGGAAACTGTTTCCCCATGTGTCATCGTTCGTGCCTGGGCGGCTCCGTACAACATTCTCTGTCAGAAGAAGGGATTGACGCTGTCTTTCGATTTCGCGGTGGACGAGGGCATGAAGATCCCGATAGATGTGTCGAAGATGGAACGAGTATTCGGGAACCTGATGGCCAATGCGCTCAAGTTTACGGATGAGGGGGAAATAACGGTCGGTCTTCGAACCGACGCCTCACAACTTTATCTAAGCGTTTGCGATACGGGGCCGGGGATTCCGGCGGAAGAGCGGGAGAAAGTGTTCGATCGATATTTTCAGGGGCTGTCCGCTTCCCTTCGATATCACGGGGGATCTGGGATTGGTCTATCGTTTGTGAAAGAGACGATTTTTGCCCATAACGGCCGCGTTTGGGTGGAAGATGTGAAACCTCACGGGTCGAGTTTTGTGGTGGCCCTTCCGCTTTCCCAGGACGTGGAGATCACAGGAGAGCACCGGATTTCCGAGCTGGACATCCGCGTGGAAGCGGTGAAGGGATCCGTTGAAGTCCCGTATCCCGACTCAGTTCCTTCCGAGTTCCGCATCGACCGCCCGTCCGTCTTGGTTATTGAAGACAATCCTGAAGTGGCGCAAGTCGTGGTTCACACTTTGGAAGACCTCTACAACGTCTATTTTGCAAAGGATGGACTGGAAGGTTTGGAGCAACTGAAGGCGCGAAGAATCGCCTGCATTGTAAGCGACCTCATGATGCCGAGAATGGATGGCAGAGCGTTACTTCACGAGGTGAAGGGGAACGATCGATGGAAGGTGATCCCCTTTGTCTGCCTGACCTCCATGAGTGACATGGAGATCATGGTCGAATGCCTGAAAATGGGAGCCAATAACTACGTGACCAAGCCGTTTCATCGAGAGGTCTTGCGTTCAACGGTGGAAACGCTGATCCAAAACACGCAGTATCGTGAACAGCTGGTCGCGAAGGAAAAGATGGCGTCGCTGGGTCTTTTGTCCGCCGGTCTTGCTCATGAAATGCGGAATCCGATCCAGGCGGCTCAAAATCTCTTGGAGGGCTTGCGCCGGAAGTTTGAACGATGGGAGAAACTGAACCCCTCGGATTCCGCAACCCTGCAACAGGAGATGCGCGGGTTGATGGACGGGAGCGGTATCATTCAGGAGTCGTTCCGGGACGTGCGGAACTGCGTGATAAGGATGAACGACATGATCGATGCCATCGGCAATTACTCCACGGGCTCCGGGAAGATCGGTGGTGTCGATTTGGTCGCGACGGTCAAGCACGCTTTACGACTTCTTGAGAGCAAACGAAATGAGAAGGGGGTCGTAATTCGCCTATCAGGGGCGCAGGCGGTAACGGTGCAGGCATTTTCGGCGATTGTTCAGGTGATCACAAATGTCTTGGATAACGCGATAGATGCGGTCAGCGAAAAGGCTGGAAGAGTAGAGATCACAGTGACCGAGACGCCGGATCACGCCGAAATTCGAGTGGCCGACAACGGTTCCGGGATTCCGTTGCGCGACCAGTCGTATATTTTTGAAGCGTTCTTCACGACCAAAGGACCTGGCGCGGGAACGGGACTTGGCCTATATGTGGCGAAACGGATCGTCGATTACCATCGCGGGACTATCAAGCTTCATTCGGAGCCGGGACACGGGGCTACCTTCACAATTCAGCTGAAGAAGATTCCGGATCTTGAAAGCCGTGAAAGGATCGACTTTAAGGGGTTCCCGGTATCATTTTAG